A window of Bacteroidota bacterium contains these coding sequences:
- the hutU gene encoding urocanate hydratase has product MQTMTQTKYDAIKYKTPTGNKLTCKGWIQEAALRMLLNNLDPEVAERPDDLIVYGGRGKAARNFEALDNIIKALKVLENDESLLIQSGKPVGILKTHKDAPRVLISNSQLVPNWANWKHFDELEQKGLMMYGQMTAGSWIYIGSQGIVQGTYETYAAIANKHFRSQESGVGSRESKTPNSELPTPNSGGSLKGTLNVTAGLGGMGGAQPLAITMNEGVALIAEVERWRIEKRIETKYCDIWFENIDDAINRALEAKQNGEAISIAVLTNAVCLLERLIERKIVPDTLTDQTSAHDPLIGYIPHTINNTQATIMREQDPEKYLELAYQSMHRHVELMVELQARGAITFDYGNNIRARAHEYQESQKSKVKSETGNDSHVSRLTSHVDCFSFPGFVPAYIRPLFCEGKGPFRWAALSGDPKDILVTDKLIANMFPQNEGLQRWLRLAKTRIAFQGLPARICWLGQGEREQAGLAFNELVKSGAVSAPIVIGRDHLDTGSVASPNRETEAMLDGSDAVADWPILNALVNTAGGASWVSLHHGGGVGMGYSIHAGMVIVADGTDDAEARLRRVLRNDPGMGVIRHADAGYEIAKETSKKNGLDLNTRL; this is encoded by the coding sequence ATGCAAACAATGACACAAACTAAATACGACGCCATCAAGTACAAAACCCCGACCGGTAATAAATTAACCTGCAAAGGCTGGATACAGGAAGCTGCATTGCGGATGTTATTAAACAACCTTGACCCGGAAGTGGCAGAACGTCCCGATGACCTGATCGTTTATGGCGGCCGCGGCAAAGCAGCCCGGAACTTTGAAGCACTCGATAATATCATCAAAGCATTAAAAGTGTTGGAGAATGATGAATCATTGCTGATACAAAGTGGCAAACCCGTTGGCATTCTTAAAACACATAAGGACGCACCAAGAGTTTTAATAAGCAACTCACAACTCGTACCTAACTGGGCCAACTGGAAACATTTTGATGAACTGGAACAAAAAGGTCTGATGATGTATGGACAAATGACAGCAGGCAGTTGGATCTATATCGGCTCACAAGGCATCGTGCAAGGCACTTATGAGACATATGCTGCGATAGCGAACAAACACTTTAGGAGTCAGGAGTCAGGAGTCGGGAGTCGGGAGTCAAAGACTCCGAACTCCGAACTACCAACTCCTAACTCTGGAGGTTCTCTCAAAGGCACTCTCAACGTAACTGCCGGTCTTGGTGGTATGGGTGGGGCACAACCATTGGCAATAACCATGAATGAAGGCGTGGCACTGATCGCCGAAGTAGAACGCTGGCGCATTGAAAAAAGAATAGAAACAAAATACTGCGATATATGGTTTGAAAATATTGATGATGCAATTAACCGTGCATTGGAAGCTAAACAAAACGGCGAAGCTATTTCAATAGCCGTATTGACCAATGCTGTTTGTTTGCTGGAAAGATTAATAGAAAGAAAGATCGTTCCCGATACACTTACCGACCAGACAAGTGCACATGATCCACTGATCGGTTATATACCGCATACAATAAATAACACACAGGCAACTATTATGCGGGAGCAAGACCCTGAAAAATATCTTGAATTGGCTTATCAAAGTATGCATCGTCATGTTGAATTGATGGTGGAGTTACAAGCCCGGGGAGCAATAACTTTTGACTATGGTAATAATATTCGTGCAAGAGCACATGAGTACCAGGAAAGTCAAAAGTCAAAAGTGAAAAGTGAAACAGGAAATGATTCTCACGTCTCACGTCTCACGTCTCACGTTGATTGTTTTTCTTTTCCCGGTTTTGTACCGGCTTATATACGACCCCTGTTTTGTGAAGGCAAAGGCCCTTTTCGCTGGGCAGCATTAAGTGGCGACCCTAAGGATATATTAGTAACCGATAAGCTGATCGCAAATATGTTTCCGCAGAATGAAGGATTACAACGTTGGTTGCGCCTTGCTAAAACAAGAATTGCATTCCAGGGTTTGCCGGCACGTATTTGTTGGCTGGGACAGGGTGAAAGAGAACAGGCAGGTCTTGCCTTTAATGAACTGGTAAAAAGCGGGGCTGTTAGTGCACCCATCGTTATTGGCCGCGACCATTTGGATACAGGAAGTGTTGCCTCTCCCAATAGAGAAACCGAAGCGATGCTGGATGGCAGCGATGCAGTTGCCGACTGGCCAATATTAAATGCATTGGTAAATACAGCAGGTGGCGCCAGTTGGGTAAGCCTGCACCATGGCGGCGGTGTAGGTATGGGCTATAGCATACATGCAGGAATGGTAATTGTTGCCGATGGTACTGATGATGCCGAAGCAAGACTCCGCAGAGTTTTAAGAAATGACCCCGGCATGGGAGTGATAAGACATGCGGATGCTGGGTATGAAATTGCGAAGGAGACCTCAAAGAAAAACGGGCTTGATTTAAATACAAGGTTGTAG
- a CDS encoding toll/interleukin-1 receptor domain-containing protein encodes MTQNKKVFISYKREEAELAMRLTKELSNDNIHTWIDLINIKPGSHWDNEIEAALREIDILLVILTPASVSSPNVMNEISYALRLKKKVIPLLMEHCEIPLQLSRIQYVDFINSYKNGIEQLGSTIKDETIFKPVIPPKKSFKKAKRFIISLILAFSIFPFKWLFEFKGIIYDNPKIIGDSSIQVNFINTVTHPYNNLGITIWLNDTGSMVHNFKKVLIFDKRPVESSFRRNAEECLIANSNARTVMQPIVEKGNYSVSIPFLKKNKSLITDNSIEVVIGRVNSNCQYDSNALVSSRRMTFLNYFFLNPWLLFFFVVVMGFTIQLFVSKRKK; translated from the coding sequence ATGACTCAAAACAAGAAGGTATTCATAAGTTATAAAAGAGAAGAAGCAGAACTTGCAATGAGGCTGACAAAGGAATTGTCAAACGATAATATTCATACCTGGATTGACTTGATCAACATAAAACCCGGAAGTCATTGGGATAATGAAATTGAGGCTGCATTAAGGGAGATCGATATTCTTTTAGTCATACTTACTCCCGCCTCTGTCTCCTCACCAAATGTAATGAATGAAATTTCTTACGCATTACGACTAAAGAAAAAAGTAATTCCTTTATTAATGGAGCATTGCGAGATACCACTTCAGCTTAGTAGAATACAGTATGTTGATTTTATCAATAGCTATAAAAATGGTATTGAACAATTAGGTTCAACAATCAAAGATGAGACCATATTTAAGCCGGTAATTCCCCCCAAGAAATCGTTTAAAAAAGCAAAAAGGTTTATTATTTCATTAATTCTGGCTTTTTCAATTTTCCCATTCAAATGGCTTTTTGAATTCAAAGGAATAATTTATGATAATCCAAAAATTATTGGCGATTCAAGTATACAGGTAAATTTTATCAATACTGTAACTCACCCTTACAACAATCTGGGCATAACAATTTGGTTAAATGACACGGGCAGCATGGTACATAACTTTAAAAAAGTATTGATATTTGATAAACGGCCAGTCGAATCAAGTTTTAGACGGAACGCCGAAGAATGTTTGATAGCCAATAGCAATGCGAGAACAGTGATGCAACCTATCGTTGAAAAAGGTAACTATTCAGTGAGTATACCTTTTCTTAAAAAAAACAAAAGCCTTATTACAGACAATAGCATTGAGGTTGTGATTGGAAGGGTAAATTCAAATTGCCAGTATGATAGCAATGCACTGGTTTCTTCACGTCGCATGACTTTTTTGAACTATTTTTTCCTAAATCCATGGCTTTTATTTTTCTTTGTTGTGGTGATGGGATTTACTATTCAATTGTTTGTATCAAAAAGAAAAAAATGA
- a CDS encoding SusD/RagB family nutrient-binding outer membrane lipoprotein has translation MKKINQIAYILVATLVIAVSCKKFDGSLNVDPNKPTKASGTQLIANAERSLPDISSSPFGVHYPQHLSNTSFTENSRYATVNFNFNGWYTGPLMDLETVINSSSLDANEGPVVNQIAVAKILKAYILWFLTDRWGDLPYSEALKGKDDFTPKYDKQQDIYNNLFTLLDQANAAFITGNLKNDIMYNGDVTKWKKFGNTIHLLMALRLSKVDATKGTVEFNKAVTNGIMTTNSDNFAYPHLLDATNENFWYTQMNRMGRLWYAVSKPLVDTMQSSADPRLPVFANKATSGPNSGNYAGLDYGLTTTVTPTNFSLLGDKLRLQNAPVYLVTYAQALFAMAEAAKLGWITGGDATAKTNYDSGITNSILQWTGVTTGASAYILQPKIVYNATDAIKQIAIQRWIHLFVNGYEAWAEWRRVGFPILIAAPGANGNNIPRREAYPTIERSNNTINYDAAVAAFPYGGTDGLNTRVWWDKP, from the coding sequence ATGAAAAAAATAAATCAAATCGCATACATTTTAGTAGCAACACTGGTAATAGCAGTTAGTTGTAAAAAATTTGATGGAAGCCTTAATGTTGATCCTAACAAACCAACAAAAGCTTCCGGCACACAATTAATAGCGAATGCAGAAAGATCACTGCCCGATATCAGTTCTTCACCATTTGGGGTTCATTATCCGCAGCATTTATCTAATACCTCATTTACCGAAAATTCAAGATATGCTACTGTTAATTTTAATTTTAATGGATGGTACACCGGGCCATTAATGGATCTTGAAACAGTTATTAACTCTTCTTCATTGGATGCCAATGAAGGGCCGGTTGTAAACCAAATTGCTGTGGCCAAAATATTAAAGGCATATATACTTTGGTTCCTTACAGATCGCTGGGGTGACCTTCCCTACTCCGAAGCATTAAAAGGTAAAGATGATTTTACTCCTAAATATGATAAGCAACAGGATATTTATAACAACCTTTTTACGTTGCTGGACCAGGCGAATGCTGCGTTCATAACAGGAAATCTTAAGAACGATATCATGTACAATGGTGATGTTACGAAGTGGAAAAAATTCGGCAACACGATCCATCTATTAATGGCATTACGCCTTTCAAAAGTGGATGCAACTAAAGGAACAGTGGAATTTAATAAGGCCGTTACCAATGGTATCATGACAACTAACAGTGATAACTTCGCTTATCCTCATCTCTTAGACGCAACCAATGAAAATTTCTGGTACACACAAATGAACAGGATGGGCAGGCTTTGGTACGCAGTAAGTAAGCCTTTGGTAGATACCATGCAATCTTCCGCTGATCCCCGTTTACCAGTGTTTGCTAATAAGGCTACTTCAGGTCCTAATTCAGGCAACTATGCAGGCCTGGATTATGGTTTAACAACTACAGTTACTCCAACTAATTTTTCATTGTTAGGAGATAAACTTCGTTTGCAAAATGCTCCGGTATATTTAGTTACTTATGCTCAGGCACTTTTTGCTATGGCAGAAGCAGCTAAATTAGGATGGATAACAGGCGGTGATGCAACAGCAAAAACTAATTACGATTCGGGAATAACAAATTCCATACTTCAATGGACAGGCGTTACCACCGGGGCCAGTGCCTATATATTACAACCAAAGATCGTGTACAATGCAACTGATGCTATTAAACAAATTGCCATTCAACGATGGATCCACTTATTTGTAAATGGATACGAAGCATGGGCAGAATGGAGAAGAGTCGGCTTCCCTATATTAATTGCAGCACCGGGTGCAAATGGTAATAATATCCCGAGGCGGGAAGCTTACCCCACTATAGAAAGATCTAACAATACTATAAATTACGACGCCGCAGTGGCTGCATTTCCATACGGAGGTACTGATGGTCTCAATACTCGTGTTTGGTGGGATAAACCTTAA
- a CDS encoding SusC/RagA family TonB-linked outer membrane protein, giving the protein MKKLLLSLFTIFFLSMPFLAFSQTRQISGIVSDESKLPLSFVSVVQKGTATGTTTNEKGEFTITVSGANPVLVFSHIDRESQEVAIGSSNTYNVSLVTKGSLSEVVVTALGIKRSERAVGYSTQQVKGENLTFTKEQNVIGSLAGKIAGVQVVGASGAAMGGTQKIKIRGVNSLNGNDQALIVVDGTPISNSNFGSSNGNGPDLGNIAQDINPDDVESVSVLKGPAASALYGLRGQYGVILITTRKGKKGPKKIDVQYSSAFSMEKVGNFLPLQNLYGVGNDQVFRTLANGDKFVNGNDESWGPKMDGTPVRMYYSFYPQDAEFGKLTPFVPHPTNVEDYFETGHNINNNISVAGGNENMIFRLSYNNGDIKGVMPGTSLKRNNLGLSTSLDVTKKLTVGVNATFANNKATRPSQGYQGTATGQVQWFQRNIDMERLKNYRYADGTIMNWNVNPTTAGIITNNRPSDWNNPYFDAFANSNDDSRDRIFGDLNISYQLLPELKLSGFLRSDMYTQNVSHEEALGGRLDEGYSVAKYQSKEFNYEFLGQYNKKFGDISMNLNVGANKYTVNFTSISGNTVGGLTSPGFYSLAGSRDRPNVSSFIRRKEVRSVYGMASFGYKDIYFIDGSIRNDVSSTLPVNNNSYSYPSVSTSIVFSELLKWKALSFGKIRASYAIAGSDLAPYQTGSSFNVGTTYTGAAATINPLTVPDVLTNPNIEPSFAKAFEAGIDVRFLKNRIGAEFTFYHQKNENQIIQLDVPGSSGFAATVINAGLIENKGFELSLSGTPVQSNFFTWNTNLNFASNKSMVKELYPGIDVYQLDANTYSSVSIFLQARVNEPFGSLVGQAYLRDTKTGKIMLDASNMPIHQTNYNFGSVVPKFTGGFQNTFKIWKLDLGAMIDFQSGGKFFSWTQMLAVKSGQAARTVELNDKGFNVRDPLAAGGGYKIEGISQATGQEVSTYVDARLYFRNAIGTRIYEEWLFDASYIKLRELSLGFNFDQKILSHTPFKAAKVALIARNPAMIWQKAPKGLEPSELSYNSGSISWLEKGEFQTVRSYGISFNLTF; this is encoded by the coding sequence ATGAAGAAGCTACTGCTTTCTCTATTCACCATTTTTTTTCTTTCTATGCCTTTTTTGGCATTTAGTCAAACACGGCAAATAAGCGGAATCGTTAGTGATGAATCTAAACTTCCCTTATCGTTCGTATCGGTTGTGCAAAAAGGAACTGCCACCGGAACAACAACAAATGAAAAAGGAGAATTTACCATCACAGTATCGGGTGCAAATCCCGTATTGGTTTTTTCTCATATTGATAGAGAGTCACAGGAAGTTGCTATAGGTAGCAGCAATACTTATAATGTAAGTTTAGTAACCAAGGGTTCGTTGTCTGAGGTAGTGGTAACAGCGCTTGGAATTAAAAGAAGTGAACGTGCCGTAGGTTATTCTACACAACAAGTAAAAGGCGAGAATCTTACTTTTACGAAAGAGCAGAATGTGATTGGTTCTTTAGCTGGTAAAATAGCCGGCGTACAAGTAGTAGGTGCATCTGGTGCCGCAATGGGAGGTACACAAAAAATTAAAATACGTGGTGTGAATTCTTTGAATGGTAATGACCAGGCTCTTATTGTAGTAGATGGTACACCAATTTCGAATTCAAATTTTGGTTCATCAAATGGTAATGGACCTGATCTTGGCAATATCGCCCAGGATATTAATCCGGATGATGTTGAATCAGTATCTGTACTAAAGGGTCCTGCAGCATCAGCGTTATATGGATTAAGAGGTCAGTATGGAGTTATACTTATTACAACAAGGAAAGGAAAAAAAGGACCTAAAAAAATAGATGTTCAATATAGCTCCGCGTTTTCGATGGAAAAAGTCGGAAATTTTTTGCCACTCCAAAATCTTTATGGTGTTGGAAATGACCAGGTTTTCAGAACGCTGGCAAACGGCGATAAATTCGTAAACGGAAACGATGAAAGCTGGGGACCTAAAATGGACGGAACGCCGGTTCGTATGTACTATAGCTTCTATCCGCAGGATGCTGAGTTTGGAAAACTTACACCTTTTGTGCCGCATCCTACTAATGTTGAGGATTATTTCGAAACAGGTCATAACATTAATAACAATATTTCTGTTGCAGGTGGCAATGAGAATATGATCTTCAGACTGAGTTATAATAATGGTGATATAAAAGGTGTAATGCCCGGTACTTCTTTAAAAAGAAATAACCTGGGCTTAAGCACTTCATTAGATGTTACCAAAAAGTTGACGGTTGGTGTAAATGCAACATTTGCTAATAACAAAGCTACACGACCATCACAAGGTTACCAGGGAACAGCAACCGGCCAGGTGCAATGGTTCCAGAGAAATATAGATATGGAGAGATTAAAAAATTATCGTTACGCTGACGGTACTATAATGAACTGGAATGTAAATCCAACTACAGCCGGTATCATTACCAATAACCGTCCAAGTGACTGGAACAATCCTTATTTTGATGCTTTTGCTAACAGTAATGATGATAGCAGGGATCGGATTTTTGGTGACTTAAATATTAGTTACCAGCTTTTGCCTGAATTGAAATTAAGCGGTTTTCTCAGGAGTGACATGTACACACAAAATGTTTCTCATGAAGAAGCTTTAGGTGGCAGGCTTGATGAAGGTTACTCTGTGGCAAAATACCAGAGTAAAGAATTTAACTATGAATTTTTAGGTCAGTATAATAAAAAATTTGGCGACATATCAATGAATTTGAATGTGGGTGCAAATAAATACACAGTTAATTTCACTTCAATTAGCGGAAATACGGTTGGTGGACTTACGAGTCCTGGATTTTATAGCCTTGCAGGTTCAAGAGACAGACCAAATGTTTCGTCCTTTATCCGTAGGAAAGAAGTGAGAAGTGTTTATGGTATGGCATCATTTGGGTATAAAGACATTTATTTTATTGATGGTTCGATCCGAAACGATGTATCCTCAACTTTACCCGTAAATAATAATTCTTACTCGTATCCGTCAGTTTCAACCAGTATTGTATTCAGCGAGTTACTAAAGTGGAAGGCTTTGTCTTTTGGTAAAATAAGAGCAAGTTATGCGATCGCAGGTTCTGATCTTGCCCCGTACCAGACAGGAAGCAGTTTTAATGTGGGTACAACATATACAGGTGCTGCCGCTACGATCAATCCACTTACTGTTCCTGATGTTTTAACGAACCCGAATATTGAACCTTCATTTGCGAAAGCATTTGAGGCAGGTATCGATGTTAGATTTTTGAAAAACAGAATTGGTGCAGAGTTTACTTTCTATCATCAAAAAAATGAGAACCAGATCATACAACTTGACGTACCTGGTTCAAGTGGTTTTGCAGCAACCGTAATAAATGCAGGATTGATCGAAAATAAAGGATTTGAATTATCGCTTAGCGGCACTCCTGTTCAATCAAATTTCTTTACATGGAATACTAATTTAAATTTTGCGAGTAACAAGAGCATGGTGAAAGAACTCTATCCCGGTATTGATGTTTACCAGCTGGATGCAAATACCTATTCAAGTGTTTCTATCTTTTTACAAGCCAGGGTTAATGAACCTTTTGGAAGTTTAGTAGGCCAGGCATACCTGCGTGATACTAAAACAGGAAAAATAATGCTGGATGCATCCAACATGCCGATACATCAAACCAACTACAACTTTGGAAGCGTAGTACCAAAATTCACCGGTGGTTTCCAAAATACTTTTAAAATATGGAAGCTGGACCTGGGTGCAATGATCGATTTTCAATCAGGCGGTAAATTTTTTAGCTGGACCCAAATGCTTGCAGTTAAATCCGGCCAGGCGGCTAGAACAGTTGAGTTAAATGATAAGGGATTTAATGTAAGAGATCCGTTAGCTGCAGGTGGCGGTTATAAAATAGAAGGTATTTCCCAGGCAACAGGCCAGGAAGTTAGTACGTATGTAGATGCCCGGTTATATTTTAGAAACGCTATCGGTACACGTATATACGAAGAGTGGCTTTTTGACGCATCTTATATTAAACTAAGAGAGCTAAGCCTGGGTTTTAATTTTGATCAAAAAATATTAAGTCATACACCTTTTAAAGCAGCAAAAGTTGCACTGATAGCAAGAAACCCTGCTATGATCTGGCAAAAAGCACCTAAAGGATTAGAGCCTTCTGAGCTATCCTATAACAGCGGCTCAATCAGCTGGCTGGAAAAAGGGGAATTCCAAACCGTACGTTCCTATGGTATCAGTTTTAATCTTACATTTTAA
- a CDS encoding META domain-containing protein, giving the protein MKYISILMIALISFQCSPKLSPDYGWGNQHWVLVELKGVPVQQSESRRDAYINFEVADKRFAGNGGCNQINGGYTLDKNDIRFTDVVSTKMACSDLEFENTFLSALSSVDRYEVRGNDLLLKRKQEVMARLRPR; this is encoded by the coding sequence ATGAAATATATATCCATTTTAATGATCGCATTGATCAGCTTTCAATGCAGCCCTAAACTTTCACCGGATTACGGTTGGGGTAATCAGCATTGGGTGCTGGTAGAACTGAAAGGAGTTCCGGTACAACAAAGTGAAAGCAGGAGAGATGCTTATATCAATTTTGAAGTGGCTGATAAGAGATTTGCAGGCAATGGTGGCTGCAATCAAATAAATGGGGGCTATACGCTGGATAAAAATGACATTCGTTTCACTGACGTGGTAAGTACGAAAATGGCCTGTAGTGACCTTGAATTTGAAAACACTTTTTTATCGGCATTGAGCAGCGTCGATCGTTATGAAGTAAGAGGAAATGATCTGTTATTAAAAAGAAAACAGGAAGTGATGGCGAGACTCAGACCAAGATAG
- a CDS encoding YihY/virulence factor BrkB family protein, with protein sequence MTDNTRQQNSFSKLVTILRESFSLLKRNDPLRLAGATAFFTTFALPPIIFILAQLFGSLIGQRELNQGLIGNISEMVGTDGAKPVKQVLKSIHGFSNAWYVIIIGFLFLVFISTTLFLVIKSSLNQIWKISITDRPGFTYFLVSRTKAFAVILVTGFLFWVGIFLESMEAVAGNYLNSLMTIGIVDFKFIFSKIGSVIVIGLWFFFLFRYLAEGRPNWKACVAGSLVTSIFFMLGKWLLKALLIDTNIGKLYGASGSFVLVLLFVFYCSFILYYGACFIAIYSLKNDWPIIPKNQAYLYRIQKIKKPVE encoded by the coding sequence ATGACTGATAATACCCGACAACAAAATAGCTTTTCTAAGCTGGTTACGATCTTGCGTGAATCTTTTTCGTTGCTAAAAAGGAATGATCCATTGCGCCTGGCCGGTGCTACCGCTTTCTTTACAACATTTGCATTACCCCCGATAATTTTTATACTGGCCCAGTTATTTGGTTCATTGATCGGTCAACGGGAATTGAACCAGGGATTGATTGGAAATATTTCTGAAATGGTCGGCACTGATGGTGCAAAACCGGTAAAACAGGTTTTAAAAAGTATACACGGATTTAGCAATGCATGGTATGTGATCATCATTGGTTTTTTATTCCTCGTATTCATTTCCACTACCCTATTCCTTGTTATAAAAAGTTCATTGAACCAGATATGGAAGATCAGTATTACTGATAGGCCGGGATTTACATATTTTTTGGTTTCAAGAACTAAAGCTTTCGCCGTTATACTAGTAACAGGTTTTTTATTCTGGGTTGGTATCTTTTTGGAAAGTATGGAGGCGGTGGCAGGTAATTACCTGAATAGCTTAATGACGATAGGCATTGTTGATTTTAAATTTATCTTTTCAAAGATCGGCAGCGTAATAGTAATTGGGTTATGGTTTTTTTTCCTGTTTCGTTACCTGGCCGAAGGCCGGCCCAACTGGAAAGCTTGTGTTGCGGGGAGTTTAGTAACAAGTATTTTCTTTATGCTCGGAAAATGGTTACTTAAAGCTTTATTGATAGATACTAATATCGGCAAGCTTTATGGAGCCTCCGGTTCTTTTGTACTGGTTTTACTATTTGTATTTTATTGCTCTTTTATTCTGTATTATGGGGCCTGCTTTATTGCTATATACTCCTTAAAAAATGATTGGCCGATCATTCCTAAGAACCAGGCTTATTTATACCGTATACAGAAAATTAAAAAGCCAGTGGAATAA
- a CDS encoding CHRD domain-containing protein gives MKTFNLRSIMWAIPFLIGSVALTSCDNDDDDLNDNRTYVISGNASGSQVVPAVSGSGQGTVTGTYNSKTNTMNYTSTWTNLSGAPTSAGFYAGNAGASGTLVGNTWTLGSGLTATGTTTGTIVLTDAQETQLLNNGWYYSYGTATNTGGEVRGQITTTIQ, from the coding sequence ATGAAAACATTCAATTTAAGAAGTATTATGTGGGCAATACCGTTTTTGATCGGTAGTGTGGCATTAACAAGTTGTGACAATGACGATGATGATCTTAATGATAACAGGACGTACGTAATCAGCGGCAATGCAAGCGGATCACAAGTTGTTCCTGCTGTATCAGGTAGTGGACAAGGAACGGTTACCGGCACATATAATTCCAAAACAAACACGATGAATTATACTTCAACATGGACTAATTTGTCGGGAGCTCCGACTTCTGCAGGGTTTTATGCTGGTAATGCCGGAGCATCCGGAACATTGGTTGGTAATACATGGACATTAGGTTCTGGTTTAACCGCTACAGGTACTACTACAGGTACAATAGTTTTAACAGATGCACAGGAAACACAGTTGTTAAACAATGGTTGGTATTATTCTTACGGAACTGCAACAAATACGGGAGGTGAAGTTAGAGGACAGATAACGACGACAATACAGTAA
- a CDS encoding CAP domain-containing protein, with amino-acid sequence MLKPISFTLRIIFLSISLVIFTSAIAPATSLADGVLKYTNEFRKSKGLATLKMRSDLNAIARGHSEDMASGRSSFGHGGFNERAKKIQKIYDSFIVAENVIYGASNAKEAVRLWKKSSGHRQNMLGNYKYIGIGTARNKHGVVFYTQIFVN; translated from the coding sequence ATGTTAAAACCTATTTCTTTTACTTTACGGATAATTTTTCTAAGTATTTCTCTTGTGATTTTTACTTCGGCTATTGCACCGGCTACAAGCCTGGCCGATGGTGTTCTTAAATACACGAATGAATTCCGTAAATCAAAAGGATTAGCAACTCTTAAAATGAGAAGTGATCTGAATGCTATTGCACGTGGTCATAGTGAAGATATGGCCAGCGGCCGCAGCAGTTTTGGACATGGAGGGTTTAACGAGCGGGCAAAAAAAATACAGAAGATCTATGACAGCTTTATTGTAGCTGAAAATGTTATTTATGGCGCCAGTAATGCAAAAGAAGCAGTCAGGCTTTGGAAAAAATCAAGCGGACACAGGCAAAACATGCTGGGCAATTATAAATACATAGGGATCGGCACAGCTCGCAACAAACATGGAGTTGTTTTTTATACACAAATATTTGTGAACTGA
- a CDS encoding DUF2007 domain-containing protein codes for MSITISLVLFQRMMIWNDLWAHFIKLIEMKKHDHDETLLLEVFDDLGTATTVQAQLKDQGIESFIHDNNVLGMDPIAGIEIRIFSKDLKRAKQVLSMHNDDQESL; via the coding sequence ATGTCCATTACTATATCTCTTGTTTTATTTCAACGGATGATGATTTGGAATGATTTATGGGCTCATTTTATAAAGCTTATAGAAATGAAAAAACATGATCACGATGAGACGCTACTACTTGAGGTCTTTGATGACCTGGGAACGGCAACTACTGTACAAGCCCAATTAAAAGATCAGGGCATTGAGTCATTCATTCATGATAATAATGTGTTAGGAATGGATCCGATCGCTGGTATCGAGATAAGAATATTTTCAAAAGATCTGAAGAGAGCAAAGCAAGTGCTTTCAATGCATAACGATGATCAGGAGAGTTTGTAA